AGCGTCCCCGAGAGCGCCTCCTCGACGGAGACAGGGAGCGTGAGCACCAGATCCTCGCCTTCGCGATGGTAGTAGGGATGTGGCGCCACCACGACCTCGAGGAAGAGGTCCCCGGCCTTGCGCGTGCGGTTCGCGGGGTGCCCCTTGCCGACGAGCCGGATGCGGTTGCCCGTCTGGACGCCCGGGGGGACCTTCACGGTGAGACGCGCGCCCCCGAGCGGCGAGGCGACCGTCACCTGCCCCCCCAGCACGGCGACGCGCAGGTCCACCTCGACGGGAATCACGAGGTCCCCGCTGCGTGGCGCGGTGTCGTCCTCGCTGCGCCGCACGCGGCCGAGGATCGCCGCGTCGTCGGCGTCCACGACGGGTCGGTCGCGATGCCGTCGCGCGCGCCGGGAATCGAAGTTGCGCTGGAGCCCGGCCTCGCCGAACTCGTCGTAGAGCTGGCGACGCGTGGGCGCCGAGAGGACCTGGTAGGCGCGCGTGAGCTCCTTGAAGGTCTCCTCGGCCTCGCGCGTCGGGTTCAGGTCCGGGTGGTACTTCCGCGCCGCGCGCAGATAGGCCTGGCGAATCTCGTCGGGGGACGCGCCGCGGACCACGCCGAGGAGCTGGTAGAAGCGATCGATCTCGTCCACGGCCGGCATCACGCGCCATCTTCGCACGGCCGCTCGACGCGCGGAAGTCCGTCGGGGGCGCCTGTCGGGGGTCGCGCTACTCGACGACTCTCAGGTGGGGCCGGTCGCGCTTGGTCGGCTCGCCCTTCGGCGGCTCGCCCTTCGGCGGTGCGGGCTCCACCGGCGGGCTGATCCAGAGCAGGTGCTCGTCCCCGACGGAGAGCTGGATGATCGACGCCCAGGGGAAGGCGCACGGAAAGGGGGAGCGGTTGAAGGACAAGGTCCCCGAGATGCCGTCGTCGGTGACCTCCAGGTCGGGGACCGGAATGGCCATGCGCCACCCCACGTGGATCCCCACCGGTTCGCGCGCCTGCATCAGCGGCTCGGGCAGCTTGACCCCCGTCACGACGGGGTTCACCACCACGAGGATGTAGTCCTGCTCCTCGAGGAGGCGCCGCACCACGAGCGGCTTGAGCTGGCTCATCGGCCCCATCGTTCCCTCGCGCTCAGCCCTCGCTCGGCCGCGGGCCGGCGAGCTTGGCCTCGAGCTCGTCGCGCGCCTTCCCGTCGAGCGGATTCGGTTCGCCCGAGAGCATGACCCTGAGCGCCGCGAGCTCGCTCCGCGAGAACTGGCCCGCGTGCAGCACGTGCTCCTCGAAGGCTTCGTGGGCCAGGGGGGCCACCGCGCGGGACAGCGTGGAAAGGGCCTCGGCGTAGCGCCGGATCTCGAGCTGGGCGTGCGCGTCCAGGCGCAGCTTGAGGAAGTGGAAGAGGTTGTGCAGGTCGATCTGCCAGTACCACTGGGTGTAGAGGCTGAGCGGAAGGTTGACGCGCGCGAGCTCCCGGGCCACGTCGTCGCCGATCAAGCCCTCGTAGCTCCGGTAGGCCTCGGCCTGGCCGCGCTGCAAGAGCTCGAGCACCCGCTCCTGGAGCGCGGCAGGCACCTCCGCCGCACTCCGCCCCTGCTTGTTGTCCGTGCTCTGGTAGCGGATGTCCTCGCTCGCGGGCAGGTAGAACTCGTCGCTCATCACGCTGTAGCGGGCCGAGACCTCGTTCAGCCGCGCCGTGCGGTGCCGGATCCACTGGCGCGCGACGAAGATGGGAAGCTTGACGTGAAACGTGAGCACCACCTGCTCGAAGGGGGAGGTGTGGTGGTGCTTCATCAGGTACTGGATGAGGCCCCGGTCCTGCCGCACGCTCTTCGTGCCGGCGCCATACGAGACGCGGGCGGCCTGCACGATGCGCTCGTCACCGCCCAGGTAGTCGACGAGCCGTACGAACCCGTGGTCGAGGACCCGGATCTCCTGATCGAGCAGCGCTTCCGCCTCGGGACTTACTACGTGGGCCATGCAGCGACTCCGACGAAACGGCGCGCATCATACCGCCAGGAGCCCCGGCCTGAAAGGGGCTCCCCGGTCGCGGGCAGGGCCGATCGAGTTCTCCGGATGGAAGAGCCTAGGGAGGGCCTAGGGCGCTCGTGAAGCGGGCCCTGGCGGACGCCGCCCGGGCCTCGCTTCACCTCGCGCCCCCTTGGGCTCCGGTGATCGCGGTGTAGGCGTGGCAGGTGGATCGCGCGCGAGGGCTCGAGGGAAGCACGGGGTGATAGCAGCGGTGTGCGGCGGGGATCGATGCGAAGGCCTTCGGCGGGGTGCTGCGCCCGGGGCGGTTCACTCCTCTCTTCGGCTCACCCGAGCGCACCGACAACGGCAGCGGCGCGGCGGGGCAAGGCCCCCGAGCGCAGCGTCCGTAGGCAGCAGCGCCCGCCAGGGCGCTGTCGCCGGAGGCCCGCAGCCCCGCACGTCGCGCCGCCCCCTCCATACCCCCATGTCCGAGAACTTGATCACCCTGCGGTCGCGGGGCGTGCGGGACCGTCGCCGGCCAAGAGTAGACTATCGCTTCTTGCCGAAGATGCCGCGCCCGCCGTTCTCGCCGTACCAGTAGACGCAGGCGTCGTCGACGGCGAGGGGCCAGGCCGCGGAGTCGCCGGCGATGGCCGCCGCCCCGGCCACGA
The genomic region above belongs to Deltaproteobacteria bacterium and contains:
- a CDS encoding DnaJ domain-containing protein, yielding MRRWRVMPAVDEIDRFYQLLGVVRGASPDEIRQAYLRAARKYHPDLNPTREAEETFKELTRAYQVLSAPTRRQLYDEFGEAGLQRNFDSRRARRHRDRPVVDADDAAILGRVRRSEDDTAPRSGDLVIPVEVDLRVAVLGGQVTVASPLGGARLTVKVPPGVQTGNRIRLVGKGHPANRTRKAGDLFLEVVVAPHPYYHREGEDLVLTLPVSVEEALSGTLVRVPTPAGAVKVKVPAGARGGERLRLPGKGAPRADGTAGDLLIVLSVRLPEGLDEAALKCATGGADGAGEPRKGLKF
- a CDS encoding FAD-dependent thymidylate synthase; translated protein: MAHVVSPEAEALLDQEIRVLDHGFVRLVDYLGGDERIVQAARVSYGAGTKSVRQDRGLIQYLMKHHHTSPFEQVVLTFHVKLPIFVARQWIRHRTARLNEVSARYSVMSDEFYLPASEDIRYQSTDNKQGRSAAEVPAALQERVLELLQRGQAEAYRSYEGLIGDDVARELARVNLPLSLYTQWYWQIDLHNLFHFLKLRLDAHAQLEIRRYAEALSTLSRAVAPLAHEAFEEHVLHAGQFSRSELAALRVMLSGEPNPLDGKARDELEAKLAGPRPSEG